The Globicephala melas chromosome 20, mGloMel1.2, whole genome shotgun sequence genome contains a region encoding:
- the RHOT1 gene encoding mitochondrial Rho GTPase 1 isoform X3, producing the protein MSLVSEEFPEEVPPRAEEITIPADVTPERVPTHIVDYSEAEQSDEQLHQEISQANVICIVYAVNNKHSIDKVTSRWIPLINERTDKDSRLPLILVGNKSDLVEYSSMETILPIMNQYTEIETCVECSAKNLKNISELFYYAQKAVLHPTGPLYCPEEKEMKPACIKALTRIFKISDQDNDGTLNDAELNFFQRICFNTPLAPQALEDVKNVVRKHISDGVADSGLTLKGFLFLHTLFIQRGRHETTWTVLRRFGYDDDLDLTPEYLFPLLKIPPDCTTELNHHAYLFLQSTFDKHDLDRDCALSPDELKDLFKVFPYIPWGPDVNNTVCTNEKGWITYQGFLSQWTLTTYLDVQRCLEYLGYLGYSILTEQESQASAITVTRDKKIDLQKKQTQRNVFRCNVIGMKNCGKSGVLQALLGRNLMRQKKIRDDHKSYYAINTVYVYGQEKYLLLHDISESEFLTEAEILCDVVCLVYDVSNPKSFEYCARIFKQHFMDSRIPCLIVAAKSDLHEVRQEYSISPTDFCRKHKMPPPQAFTCNTADAPSKDIFVKLTTMAMYPEDHYRDRLSRDMGNTDRIENLRKIWVFLKTAFHARLRCMCTCNRCTFCICQNFLNSDLLQSVKNKIFTAVLNSFSSAL; encoded by the exons ATGTCTCTGGTCAGTGAAGAATTCCCAGAAGAG GTTCCTCCCCGGGCAGAAGAAATCACCATTCCAGCTGACGTCACCCCTGAGAGAGTTCCAACGCACATTGTAGATTACTCAG AAGCAGAACAGAGTGATGAACAACTTCATCAAGAAATATCAcag GCTAACGTTATCTGCATAGTTTATGCTGTTAACAACAAGCATTCTATTGATAAG gtAACAAGTCGATGGATTCCTCTCATaaatgaaagaacagacaaaGACAGCAG GCTGCCTTTGATATTGGTTGGGAACAAATCTGATCTGGTGGAATACAGTAGTATGGAGACCATCCTTCCTATTATGAACCagtacacagaaatagaaacctGTGTGGAG TGTTCAGCAAAAAATCTGAAGAACATATCGGAGCTCTTCTATTATGCACAGAAAGCTGTTCTTCATCCTACAGGGCCCCTGTACTGCCCAGAGGAGAAAGAG ATGAAACCAGCCTGTATAAAAGCCCTTACtcgtatatttaaaatatctgatcAAGATAATGATGGTACTCTCAATGATGCTGAACTCAACTTCTTTCAG AGAATTTGTTTCAACACTCCGTTAGCTCCTCAAGCTCTAGAAGATGTCAAAAATGTAGTCAGAAAACATATAAGTGATGGTGTGGCTGATAGTGGATTGACACTGAAAG gttttctttttttacacacACTTTTTATTCAGAGAGGGAGACATGAAACTACTTGGACTGTGCTTCGACGATTTGGTTATGATGACGATCTGGATTTGACACCTGAATATTTATTTCCCTT GCTAAAAATACCTCCTGATTGCACTACTGAATTAAATCATCACGCATATTTGTTTCTCCAAAGTACTTTTGACAAGCATGATTTG GATAGAGACTGTGCTTTGTCACCTGATGAGCTTAAAGATTTGTTTAAAGTTTTCCCTTACATACCTTGGGGGCCAGATGTGAATAACACAGTTTGTACGAATGAAAAAGGCTGGATAACCTACCAGGGATTCCTTTCCCAGTGGAC GCTCACGACCTATTTAGATGTGCAGCGATGCCTGGAGTATTTGGGTTATCTAGGCTATTCAATATTGACTGAGCAAGAGTCTCAAGCTTCAGCCATCACAG taacaAGAGATAAAAAGATAGACCTTCAGAAAAAACAGACTCAAAGAAATGTGTTCCGATGTAATGTAATTGGGATGAAAAACTGTGGGAAAAGTGGAGTTCTTCAGGCTCTTCTTGGAAGAAACTTAATG aGGCAGAAGAAAATTCGTGATGACCATAAATCATACTATGCAATTAACACTGTTTATGTATACGGACAAGAGAAATACTTGTTG ttGCATGATATCTCAGAATCGGAATTTCTAACTGAGGCTGAGATCCTTTGTGATGTTGTATGCCTGGTATATGATGTCAGTAACCCTAAATCCTTTGAATACTGTGCCAGGATTTTTAAG CAACACTTTATGGACAGCAGAATACCTTGCTTAATCGTAGCTGCAAAGTCAGACCTGCATGAAGTCAGACAAGAATATAGCATTTCACCTACTGATTTCTGCAGGAAACACAAAATGCCTCCACCACAAGCCTTCACTTGCAATACTGCTGATGCACCCAGTAAAGACATCTTTGTTAAATTGACAACAATGGCCATGTACCC AGAGGATCATTACAGAGACAGACTCTCCCGAGACATGGGCAACACTGATAGAATAGAGAATTTGAGAAAAATCTGGGTCTTTCTAAAAACTGCTTT CCATGCCCGGTTACGCTGTATGTGCACCTGCAACAGGTGTACATTTTGCATCTGTCAGAACTTCCTCAACTCAGACTTGCTGCAATCTGTAAAGAACAAAATCTTCACTGCAGTTCTTAACAG CTTTAGTTCTGCCCTTTAG
- the RHOT1 gene encoding mitochondrial Rho GTPase 1 isoform X5 translates to MSLVSEEFPEEVPPRAEEITIPADVTPERVPTHIVDYSEAEQSDEQLHQEISQANVICIVYAVNNKHSIDKVTSRWIPLINERTDKDSRLPLILVGNKSDLVEYSSMETILPIMNQYTEIETCVECSAKNLKNISELFYYAQKAVLHPTGPLYCPEEKEMKPACIKALTRIFKISDQDNDGTLNDAELNFFQRICFNTPLAPQALEDVKNVVRKHISDGVADSGLTLKGFLFLHTLFIQRGRHETTWTVLRRFGYDDDLDLTPEYLFPLLKIPPDCTTELNHHAYLFLQSTFDKHDLDRDCALSPDELKDLFKVFPYIPWGPDVNNTVCTNEKGWITYQGFLSQWTLTTYLDVQRCLEYLGYLGYSILTEQESQASAITVTRDKKIDLQKKQTQRNVFRCNVIGMKNCGKSGVLQALLGRNLMRQKKIRDDHKSYYAINTVYVYGQEKYLLLHDISESEFLTEAEILCDVVCLVYDVSNPKSFEYCARIFKQHFMDSRIPCLIVAAKSDLHEVRQEYSISPTDFCRKHKMPPPQAFTCNTADAPSKDIFVKLTTMAMYPHARLRCMCTCNRCTFCICQNFLNSDLLQSVKNKIFTAVLNSFSSAL, encoded by the exons ATGTCTCTGGTCAGTGAAGAATTCCCAGAAGAG GTTCCTCCCCGGGCAGAAGAAATCACCATTCCAGCTGACGTCACCCCTGAGAGAGTTCCAACGCACATTGTAGATTACTCAG AAGCAGAACAGAGTGATGAACAACTTCATCAAGAAATATCAcag GCTAACGTTATCTGCATAGTTTATGCTGTTAACAACAAGCATTCTATTGATAAG gtAACAAGTCGATGGATTCCTCTCATaaatgaaagaacagacaaaGACAGCAG GCTGCCTTTGATATTGGTTGGGAACAAATCTGATCTGGTGGAATACAGTAGTATGGAGACCATCCTTCCTATTATGAACCagtacacagaaatagaaacctGTGTGGAG TGTTCAGCAAAAAATCTGAAGAACATATCGGAGCTCTTCTATTATGCACAGAAAGCTGTTCTTCATCCTACAGGGCCCCTGTACTGCCCAGAGGAGAAAGAG ATGAAACCAGCCTGTATAAAAGCCCTTACtcgtatatttaaaatatctgatcAAGATAATGATGGTACTCTCAATGATGCTGAACTCAACTTCTTTCAG AGAATTTGTTTCAACACTCCGTTAGCTCCTCAAGCTCTAGAAGATGTCAAAAATGTAGTCAGAAAACATATAAGTGATGGTGTGGCTGATAGTGGATTGACACTGAAAG gttttctttttttacacacACTTTTTATTCAGAGAGGGAGACATGAAACTACTTGGACTGTGCTTCGACGATTTGGTTATGATGACGATCTGGATTTGACACCTGAATATTTATTTCCCTT GCTAAAAATACCTCCTGATTGCACTACTGAATTAAATCATCACGCATATTTGTTTCTCCAAAGTACTTTTGACAAGCATGATTTG GATAGAGACTGTGCTTTGTCACCTGATGAGCTTAAAGATTTGTTTAAAGTTTTCCCTTACATACCTTGGGGGCCAGATGTGAATAACACAGTTTGTACGAATGAAAAAGGCTGGATAACCTACCAGGGATTCCTTTCCCAGTGGAC GCTCACGACCTATTTAGATGTGCAGCGATGCCTGGAGTATTTGGGTTATCTAGGCTATTCAATATTGACTGAGCAAGAGTCTCAAGCTTCAGCCATCACAG taacaAGAGATAAAAAGATAGACCTTCAGAAAAAACAGACTCAAAGAAATGTGTTCCGATGTAATGTAATTGGGATGAAAAACTGTGGGAAAAGTGGAGTTCTTCAGGCTCTTCTTGGAAGAAACTTAATG aGGCAGAAGAAAATTCGTGATGACCATAAATCATACTATGCAATTAACACTGTTTATGTATACGGACAAGAGAAATACTTGTTG ttGCATGATATCTCAGAATCGGAATTTCTAACTGAGGCTGAGATCCTTTGTGATGTTGTATGCCTGGTATATGATGTCAGTAACCCTAAATCCTTTGAATACTGTGCCAGGATTTTTAAG CAACACTTTATGGACAGCAGAATACCTTGCTTAATCGTAGCTGCAAAGTCAGACCTGCATGAAGTCAGACAAGAATATAGCATTTCACCTACTGATTTCTGCAGGAAACACAAAATGCCTCCACCACAAGCCTTCACTTGCAATACTGCTGATGCACCCAGTAAAGACATCTTTGTTAAATTGACAACAATGGCCATGTACCC CCATGCCCGGTTACGCTGTATGTGCACCTGCAACAGGTGTACATTTTGCATCTGTCAGAACTTCCTCAACTCAGACTTGCTGCAATCTGTAAAGAACAAAATCTTCACTGCAGTTCTTAACAG CTTTAGTTCTGCCCTTTAG
- the RHOT1 gene encoding mitochondrial Rho GTPase 1 isoform X4 has translation MRAGRGRPLRAADMKKDVRILLVGEPRVGKTSLIMSLVSEEFPEEVPPRAEEITIPADVTPERVPTHIVDYSEAEQSDEQLHQEISQANVICIVYAVNNKHSIDKVTSRWIPLINERTDKDSRLPLILVGNKSDLVEYSSMETILPIMNQYTEIETCVECSAKNLKNISELFYYAQKAVLHPTGPLYCPEEKEMKPACIKALTRIFKISDQDNDGTLNDAELNFFQRICFNTPLAPQALEDVKNVVRKHISDGVADSGLTLKGFLFLHTLFIQRGRHETTWTVLRRFGYDDDLDLTPEYLFPLLKIPPDCTTELNHHAYLFLQSTFDKHDLDRDCALSPDELKDLFKVFPYIPWGPDVNNTVCTNEKGWITYQGFLSQWTLTTYLDVQRCLEYLGYLGYSILTEQESQASAITVTRDKKIDLQKKQTQRNVFRCNVIGMKNCGKSGVLQALLGRNLMRQKKIRDDHKSYYAINTVYVYGQEKYLLLHDISESEFLTEAEILCDVVCLVYDVSNPKSFEYCARIFKQHFMDSRIPCLIVAAKSDLHEVRQEYSISPTDFCRKHKMPPPQAFTCNTADAPSKDIFVKLTTMAMYPHARLRCMCTCNRCTFCICQNFLNSDLLQSVKNKIFTAVLNRHVTQADLKSSTFWLRASFGATVFAVLGFAMYKALLKQR, from the exons CTAGAGTTGGGAAGACATCACTGATTATGTCTCTGGTCAGTGAAGAATTCCCAGAAGAG GTTCCTCCCCGGGCAGAAGAAATCACCATTCCAGCTGACGTCACCCCTGAGAGAGTTCCAACGCACATTGTAGATTACTCAG AAGCAGAACAGAGTGATGAACAACTTCATCAAGAAATATCAcag GCTAACGTTATCTGCATAGTTTATGCTGTTAACAACAAGCATTCTATTGATAAG gtAACAAGTCGATGGATTCCTCTCATaaatgaaagaacagacaaaGACAGCAG GCTGCCTTTGATATTGGTTGGGAACAAATCTGATCTGGTGGAATACAGTAGTATGGAGACCATCCTTCCTATTATGAACCagtacacagaaatagaaacctGTGTGGAG TGTTCAGCAAAAAATCTGAAGAACATATCGGAGCTCTTCTATTATGCACAGAAAGCTGTTCTTCATCCTACAGGGCCCCTGTACTGCCCAGAGGAGAAAGAG ATGAAACCAGCCTGTATAAAAGCCCTTACtcgtatatttaaaatatctgatcAAGATAATGATGGTACTCTCAATGATGCTGAACTCAACTTCTTTCAG AGAATTTGTTTCAACACTCCGTTAGCTCCTCAAGCTCTAGAAGATGTCAAAAATGTAGTCAGAAAACATATAAGTGATGGTGTGGCTGATAGTGGATTGACACTGAAAG gttttctttttttacacacACTTTTTATTCAGAGAGGGAGACATGAAACTACTTGGACTGTGCTTCGACGATTTGGTTATGATGACGATCTGGATTTGACACCTGAATATTTATTTCCCTT GCTAAAAATACCTCCTGATTGCACTACTGAATTAAATCATCACGCATATTTGTTTCTCCAAAGTACTTTTGACAAGCATGATTTG GATAGAGACTGTGCTTTGTCACCTGATGAGCTTAAAGATTTGTTTAAAGTTTTCCCTTACATACCTTGGGGGCCAGATGTGAATAACACAGTTTGTACGAATGAAAAAGGCTGGATAACCTACCAGGGATTCCTTTCCCAGTGGAC GCTCACGACCTATTTAGATGTGCAGCGATGCCTGGAGTATTTGGGTTATCTAGGCTATTCAATATTGACTGAGCAAGAGTCTCAAGCTTCAGCCATCACAG taacaAGAGATAAAAAGATAGACCTTCAGAAAAAACAGACTCAAAGAAATGTGTTCCGATGTAATGTAATTGGGATGAAAAACTGTGGGAAAAGTGGAGTTCTTCAGGCTCTTCTTGGAAGAAACTTAATG aGGCAGAAGAAAATTCGTGATGACCATAAATCATACTATGCAATTAACACTGTTTATGTATACGGACAAGAGAAATACTTGTTG ttGCATGATATCTCAGAATCGGAATTTCTAACTGAGGCTGAGATCCTTTGTGATGTTGTATGCCTGGTATATGATGTCAGTAACCCTAAATCCTTTGAATACTGTGCCAGGATTTTTAAG CAACACTTTATGGACAGCAGAATACCTTGCTTAATCGTAGCTGCAAAGTCAGACCTGCATGAAGTCAGACAAGAATATAGCATTTCACCTACTGATTTCTGCAGGAAACACAAAATGCCTCCACCACAAGCCTTCACTTGCAATACTGCTGATGCACCCAGTAAAGACATCTTTGTTAAATTGACAACAATGGCCATGTACCC CCATGCCCGGTTACGCTGTATGTGCACCTGCAACAGGTGTACATTTTGCATCTGTCAGAACTTCCTCAACTCAGACTTGCTGCAATCTGTAAAGAACAAAATCTTCACTGCAGTTCTTAACAG
- the RHOT1 gene encoding mitochondrial Rho GTPase 1 isoform X2, with translation MRAGRGRPLRAADMKKDVRILLVGEPRVGKTSLIMSLVSEEFPEEVPPRAEEITIPADVTPERVPTHIVDYSEAEQSDEQLHQEISQANVICIVYAVNNKHSIDKVTSRWIPLINERTDKDSRLPLILVGNKSDLVEYSSMETILPIMNQYTEIETCVECSAKNLKNISELFYYAQKAVLHPTGPLYCPEEKEMKPACIKALTRIFKISDQDNDGTLNDAELNFFQRICFNTPLAPQALEDVKNVVRKHISDGVADSGLTLKGFLFLHTLFIQRGRHETTWTVLRRFGYDDDLDLTPEYLFPLLKIPPDCTTELNHHAYLFLQSTFDKHDLDRDCALSPDELKDLFKVFPYIPWGPDVNNTVCTNEKGWITYQGFLSQWTLTTYLDVQRCLEYLGYLGYSILTEQESQASAITVTRDKKIDLQKKQTQRNVFRCNVIGMKNCGKSGVLQALLGRNLMRQKKIRDDHKSYYAINTVYVYGQEKYLLLHDISESEFLTEAEILCDVVCLVYDVSNPKSFEYCARIFKQHFMDSRIPCLIVAAKSDLHEVRQEYSISPTDFCRKHKMPPPQAFTCNTADAPSKDIFVKLTTMAMYPEDHYRDRLSRDMGNTDRIENLRKIWVFLKTAFHARLRCMCTCNRCTFCICQNFLNSDLLQSVKNKIFTAVLNRHVTQADLKSSTFWLRASFGATVFAVLGFAMYKALLKQR, from the exons CTAGAGTTGGGAAGACATCACTGATTATGTCTCTGGTCAGTGAAGAATTCCCAGAAGAG GTTCCTCCCCGGGCAGAAGAAATCACCATTCCAGCTGACGTCACCCCTGAGAGAGTTCCAACGCACATTGTAGATTACTCAG AAGCAGAACAGAGTGATGAACAACTTCATCAAGAAATATCAcag GCTAACGTTATCTGCATAGTTTATGCTGTTAACAACAAGCATTCTATTGATAAG gtAACAAGTCGATGGATTCCTCTCATaaatgaaagaacagacaaaGACAGCAG GCTGCCTTTGATATTGGTTGGGAACAAATCTGATCTGGTGGAATACAGTAGTATGGAGACCATCCTTCCTATTATGAACCagtacacagaaatagaaacctGTGTGGAG TGTTCAGCAAAAAATCTGAAGAACATATCGGAGCTCTTCTATTATGCACAGAAAGCTGTTCTTCATCCTACAGGGCCCCTGTACTGCCCAGAGGAGAAAGAG ATGAAACCAGCCTGTATAAAAGCCCTTACtcgtatatttaaaatatctgatcAAGATAATGATGGTACTCTCAATGATGCTGAACTCAACTTCTTTCAG AGAATTTGTTTCAACACTCCGTTAGCTCCTCAAGCTCTAGAAGATGTCAAAAATGTAGTCAGAAAACATATAAGTGATGGTGTGGCTGATAGTGGATTGACACTGAAAG gttttctttttttacacacACTTTTTATTCAGAGAGGGAGACATGAAACTACTTGGACTGTGCTTCGACGATTTGGTTATGATGACGATCTGGATTTGACACCTGAATATTTATTTCCCTT GCTAAAAATACCTCCTGATTGCACTACTGAATTAAATCATCACGCATATTTGTTTCTCCAAAGTACTTTTGACAAGCATGATTTG GATAGAGACTGTGCTTTGTCACCTGATGAGCTTAAAGATTTGTTTAAAGTTTTCCCTTACATACCTTGGGGGCCAGATGTGAATAACACAGTTTGTACGAATGAAAAAGGCTGGATAACCTACCAGGGATTCCTTTCCCAGTGGAC GCTCACGACCTATTTAGATGTGCAGCGATGCCTGGAGTATTTGGGTTATCTAGGCTATTCAATATTGACTGAGCAAGAGTCTCAAGCTTCAGCCATCACAG taacaAGAGATAAAAAGATAGACCTTCAGAAAAAACAGACTCAAAGAAATGTGTTCCGATGTAATGTAATTGGGATGAAAAACTGTGGGAAAAGTGGAGTTCTTCAGGCTCTTCTTGGAAGAAACTTAATG aGGCAGAAGAAAATTCGTGATGACCATAAATCATACTATGCAATTAACACTGTTTATGTATACGGACAAGAGAAATACTTGTTG ttGCATGATATCTCAGAATCGGAATTTCTAACTGAGGCTGAGATCCTTTGTGATGTTGTATGCCTGGTATATGATGTCAGTAACCCTAAATCCTTTGAATACTGTGCCAGGATTTTTAAG CAACACTTTATGGACAGCAGAATACCTTGCTTAATCGTAGCTGCAAAGTCAGACCTGCATGAAGTCAGACAAGAATATAGCATTTCACCTACTGATTTCTGCAGGAAACACAAAATGCCTCCACCACAAGCCTTCACTTGCAATACTGCTGATGCACCCAGTAAAGACATCTTTGTTAAATTGACAACAATGGCCATGTACCC AGAGGATCATTACAGAGACAGACTCTCCCGAGACATGGGCAACACTGATAGAATAGAGAATTTGAGAAAAATCTGGGTCTTTCTAAAAACTGCTTT CCATGCCCGGTTACGCTGTATGTGCACCTGCAACAGGTGTACATTTTGCATCTGTCAGAACTTCCTCAACTCAGACTTGCTGCAATCTGTAAAGAACAAAATCTTCACTGCAGTTCTTAACAG
- the RHOT1 gene encoding mitochondrial Rho GTPase 1 isoform X1, with product MSLVSEEFPEEVPPRAEEITIPADVTPERVPTHIVDYSEAEQSDEQLHQEISQANVICIVYAVNNKHSIDKVTSRWIPLINERTDKDSRLPLILVGNKSDLVEYSSMETILPIMNQYTEIETCVECSAKNLKNISELFYYAQKAVLHPTGPLYCPEEKEMKPACIKALTRIFKISDQDNDGTLNDAELNFFQRICFNTPLAPQALEDVKNVVRKHISDGVADSGLTLKGFLFLHTLFIQRGRHETTWTVLRRFGYDDDLDLTPEYLFPLLKIPPDCTTELNHHAYLFLQSTFDKHDLDRDCALSPDELKDLFKVFPYIPWGPDVNNTVCTNEKGWITYQGFLSQWTLTTYLDVQRCLEYLGYLGYSILTEQESQASAITVTRDKKIDLQKKQTQRNVFRCNVIGMKNCGKSGVLQALLGRNLMRQKKIRDDHKSYYAINTVYVYGQEKYLLLHDISESEFLTEAEILCDVVCLVYDVSNPKSFEYCARIFKQHFMDSRIPCLIVAAKSDLHEVRQEYSISPTDFCRKHKMPPPQAFTCNTADAPSKDIFVKLTTMAMYPEDHYRDRLSRDMGNTDRIENLRKIWVFLKTAFHARLRCMCTCNRCTFCICQNFLNSDLLQSVKNKIFTAVLNRHVTQADLKSSTFWLRASFGATVFAVLGFAMYKALLKQR from the exons ATGTCTCTGGTCAGTGAAGAATTCCCAGAAGAG GTTCCTCCCCGGGCAGAAGAAATCACCATTCCAGCTGACGTCACCCCTGAGAGAGTTCCAACGCACATTGTAGATTACTCAG AAGCAGAACAGAGTGATGAACAACTTCATCAAGAAATATCAcag GCTAACGTTATCTGCATAGTTTATGCTGTTAACAACAAGCATTCTATTGATAAG gtAACAAGTCGATGGATTCCTCTCATaaatgaaagaacagacaaaGACAGCAG GCTGCCTTTGATATTGGTTGGGAACAAATCTGATCTGGTGGAATACAGTAGTATGGAGACCATCCTTCCTATTATGAACCagtacacagaaatagaaacctGTGTGGAG TGTTCAGCAAAAAATCTGAAGAACATATCGGAGCTCTTCTATTATGCACAGAAAGCTGTTCTTCATCCTACAGGGCCCCTGTACTGCCCAGAGGAGAAAGAG ATGAAACCAGCCTGTATAAAAGCCCTTACtcgtatatttaaaatatctgatcAAGATAATGATGGTACTCTCAATGATGCTGAACTCAACTTCTTTCAG AGAATTTGTTTCAACACTCCGTTAGCTCCTCAAGCTCTAGAAGATGTCAAAAATGTAGTCAGAAAACATATAAGTGATGGTGTGGCTGATAGTGGATTGACACTGAAAG gttttctttttttacacacACTTTTTATTCAGAGAGGGAGACATGAAACTACTTGGACTGTGCTTCGACGATTTGGTTATGATGACGATCTGGATTTGACACCTGAATATTTATTTCCCTT GCTAAAAATACCTCCTGATTGCACTACTGAATTAAATCATCACGCATATTTGTTTCTCCAAAGTACTTTTGACAAGCATGATTTG GATAGAGACTGTGCTTTGTCACCTGATGAGCTTAAAGATTTGTTTAAAGTTTTCCCTTACATACCTTGGGGGCCAGATGTGAATAACACAGTTTGTACGAATGAAAAAGGCTGGATAACCTACCAGGGATTCCTTTCCCAGTGGAC GCTCACGACCTATTTAGATGTGCAGCGATGCCTGGAGTATTTGGGTTATCTAGGCTATTCAATATTGACTGAGCAAGAGTCTCAAGCTTCAGCCATCACAG taacaAGAGATAAAAAGATAGACCTTCAGAAAAAACAGACTCAAAGAAATGTGTTCCGATGTAATGTAATTGGGATGAAAAACTGTGGGAAAAGTGGAGTTCTTCAGGCTCTTCTTGGAAGAAACTTAATG aGGCAGAAGAAAATTCGTGATGACCATAAATCATACTATGCAATTAACACTGTTTATGTATACGGACAAGAGAAATACTTGTTG ttGCATGATATCTCAGAATCGGAATTTCTAACTGAGGCTGAGATCCTTTGTGATGTTGTATGCCTGGTATATGATGTCAGTAACCCTAAATCCTTTGAATACTGTGCCAGGATTTTTAAG CAACACTTTATGGACAGCAGAATACCTTGCTTAATCGTAGCTGCAAAGTCAGACCTGCATGAAGTCAGACAAGAATATAGCATTTCACCTACTGATTTCTGCAGGAAACACAAAATGCCTCCACCACAAGCCTTCACTTGCAATACTGCTGATGCACCCAGTAAAGACATCTTTGTTAAATTGACAACAATGGCCATGTACCC AGAGGATCATTACAGAGACAGACTCTCCCGAGACATGGGCAACACTGATAGAATAGAGAATTTGAGAAAAATCTGGGTCTTTCTAAAAACTGCTTT CCATGCCCGGTTACGCTGTATGTGCACCTGCAACAGGTGTACATTTTGCATCTGTCAGAACTTCCTCAACTCAGACTTGCTGCAATCTGTAAAGAACAAAATCTTCACTGCAGTTCTTAACAG